One window of Chroococcidiopsis sp. TS-821 genomic DNA carries:
- a CDS encoding GlsB/YeaQ/YmgE family stress response membrane protein, with the protein MEFLAWILLGLIAGAIAKAIYPGHQGGGILATIILGILGALVGGWLGNTLFGGVGAGAAVGALTIPSIIFAVLGAIILLFIWGLITRRTA; encoded by the coding sequence ATGGAATTTTTAGCATGGATTCTTCTAGGTCTAATAGCAGGCGCGATCGCAAAAGCTATATATCCTGGTCACCAAGGAGGCGGCATCCTAGCAACAATTATTTTGGGTATTCTGGGTGCTTTGGTCGGGGGTTGGTTAGGTAATACCTTGTTCGGTGGAGTGGGGGCAGGAGCAGCAGTAGGTGCGCTTACAATACCCAGCATTATCTTTGCCGTTTTGGGCGCAATTATCCTTCTCTTCATCTGGGGCTTAATTACTCGTCGTACTGCATAA
- a CDS encoding glutathione S-transferase family protein produces the protein MLELYQFELSHYSEKVRLILDFKGLAYRKIEVTPGVGQLELFRLTGQRQVPVLKDGNQYIADSTQIAKYLERKYPDRPIIPSDPKQRAMCLLIEEWADESIGIKSRKALFGALAQSENFRKSLLPMATPDLVKTLVGAVPNDVLKVLGFGVGYGPDVVKSAEEDLKQDLEALCLLLAESPYLVGDQPTLADLAVASLAMLLKFPDGPYLELPATLKGKGIPGLGDNIAYQPFFEWRDRLYAQYRKPVTGVSTVGSAPTSIQID, from the coding sequence ATGTTAGAACTTTACCAATTTGAATTATCGCACTATTCAGAAAAAGTTCGTTTAATACTAGATTTTAAAGGCTTGGCTTATCGCAAAATTGAGGTAACTCCTGGAGTAGGACAGCTAGAGCTTTTTCGGTTGACAGGTCAAAGGCAAGTTCCCGTGCTCAAGGATGGTAACCAATATATTGCAGATTCTACACAAATAGCTAAATATCTCGAACGCAAGTATCCCGATCGCCCAATTATTCCCTCCGATCCAAAACAGCGTGCAATGTGTTTGCTGATTGAAGAATGGGCAGACGAATCAATTGGTATCAAAAGCCGCAAAGCATTATTTGGCGCACTTGCTCAAAGTGAAAACTTCCGTAAGTCACTGTTACCAATGGCAACTCCCGATCTCGTAAAAACACTAGTAGGAGCTGTGCCTAATGATGTTCTCAAAGTACTAGGTTTTGGTGTAGGCTACGGACCTGATGTTGTTAAATCCGCAGAAGAAGATTTAAAACAAGATTTAGAAGCATTGTGTTTGTTACTTGCGGAGAGTCCATACTTAGTTGGAGATCAACCGACACTTGCTGATTTAGCCGTTGCAAGCTTAGCAATGCTACTTAAGTTTCCTGACGGACCTTACCTAGAGTTACCAGCGACATTAAAAGGGAAAGGAATTCCAGGTTTAGGGGACAATATCGCGTATCAACCATTTTTTGAGTGGCGCGATCGCCTGTATGCCCAGTATCGCAAACCTGTAACAGGAGTTAGTACAGTTGGTTCTGCACCAACATCAATTCAAATCGATTAA